One genomic window of Methanosarcina acetivorans C2A includes the following:
- a CDS encoding PKD domain-containing protein has product MKINKELYSIALVLTVLFFVFSILISSVASAAQVTRIGSGSDPAIYGNKIVWTSGGVIHLYDLTSKTGTTVSSSAASHPAIYGNKLVWHDKSSGVPRLTVYDIPSGARSYITQDVGNYSFPAIYGNRIVWSANYNRSSYSYNVYMRDISTSTQVWIAQGENPEIYETKITYGYDDDDGRNIAVYDVNTKETINVHHSSQVFNPHMYGNKVIWSNFYTRSGFIQMYDLVAKKAIDVTSDNTGNTLYGSDTIDAGDDTGTHIDISGDEIVYSKSGDDQFGYAGVYVYDIPSAKSTPVYIYPRGTHTTPDIYNDTIVWGIDSSYGGVNDTGIYICDLSVTNTLPPVAEFTANTTYGAAPLVVLFTDASTGGVPTSWIWDFGHGIDSKHVMNATHTFTKPGNYTISLTAGNDAGNNKVMKPNYIVVTNPFPVANFSSNVTHGYPPLSIQFTDLSQNATGWNWDFGDGSNSTQRSPVHEYADSGIYSVNLTAINENGTDSKLTTITVMQLVGVGPYAYITNSGDNNVSVIDTTTNKVTAMIPVGNYPMGVAVTLDGKKVYVTNFFGRTISVIDATKNKVTATIPLGNSPRGVAVSPDGKRVYVPHHEVGNPSNNTTLIIDTDTNEVEATVLVGEVPFGVAVTLDGKKVYVTNLRDKTVSVIDTATNTVIATIPVGDDPCGVAISPDGKKVYVGNRGDSTVSIIDTATNTVTATVDLENSPYGIVVNPTGTKVYVAGTKKAYAAGTVDGFVSVIDTATNKVTATIPVGNSPFGVAVTPDGSKVYVANQLRDTVSVIDTSTNKVTATMNVGRNPNSFGQFIGSLQAQPIFPVANFSSNVTEGYAPLTVKFNDMSQKATSRIWDFNGDGQLDSSNINPVYIYANPGTYTVNLTVSNKNGTDSKTAAINVLTPSSSSGVSSHSSSSGG; this is encoded by the coding sequence GTGAAAATTAACAAAGAATTATACTCGATAGCTTTGGTTTTAACTGTCTTATTTTTTGTGTTTTCTATTTTAATTTCATCCGTGGCTTCAGCGGCACAGGTGACGAGAATTGGTAGTGGATCTGATCCTGCTATTTATGGTAACAAGATAGTATGGACAAGTGGGGGTGTTATTCATCTCTATGATTTAACCTCGAAAACAGGCACTACAGTTAGCTCTTCTGCAGCATCTCATCCGGCTATCTACGGCAACAAATTAGTGTGGCATGATAAAAGCAGTGGAGTGCCAAGACTTACAGTTTATGACATACCTTCGGGTGCTCGTTCGTATATCACACAGGATGTAGGAAACTACAGTTTTCCCGCTATTTACGGCAATAGAATTGTGTGGAGTGCAAATTACAATAGGTCAAGTTATAGTTACAACGTATATATGCGTGATATATCTACCTCAACACAAGTCTGGATAGCTCAAGGAGAGAATCCAGAAATATACGAGACCAAGATAACATATGGTTACGACGATGATGACGGGCGAAACATTGCTGTTTATGATGTTAATACTAAGGAGACCATAAACGTACATCATTCCAGTCAGGTATTTAATCCGCATATGTATGGTAATAAAGTGATATGGTCAAACTTCTATACAAGATCTGGATTTATACAAATGTATGACCTTGTCGCTAAAAAGGCTATAGATGTTACCAGTGATAATACAGGTAATACTTTATATGGATCTGATACTATTGATGCTGGAGATGACACGGGCACTCATATTGACATAAGCGGGGATGAAATCGTATATTCAAAATCTGGCGATGACCAGTTTGGTTATGCCGGTGTATACGTTTATGATATTCCTTCAGCAAAAAGCACTCCAGTCTATATTTATCCAAGGGGAACTCACACAACACCTGATATCTACAATGATACTATTGTATGGGGAATAGACAGTAGTTATGGTGGGGTTAATGATACTGGCATCTATATCTGTGATCTTTCTGTCACAAACACCTTGCCACCTGTAGCTGAATTTACTGCAAACACAACTTATGGAGCTGCACCTCTAGTTGTGTTATTCACCGATGCCAGCACTGGCGGAGTACCTACTTCCTGGATTTGGGATTTTGGGCACGGGATTGACTCAAAACATGTCATGAATGCAACGCACACATTTACTAAGCCAGGAAACTATACAATCAGTCTGACTGCGGGAAATGACGCAGGTAATAATAAAGTAATGAAGCCAAATTACATAGTCGTTACTAATCCATTTCCAGTTGCAAACTTCAGTAGCAATGTTACCCATGGTTATCCTCCTCTCTCAATTCAATTTACTGACCTTTCACAAAATGCAACTGGATGGAACTGGGATTTTGGGGATGGAAGTAATTCTACACAAAGAAGTCCAGTTCATGAATATGCAGATTCAGGAATCTATTCAGTTAATCTGACAGCAATCAATGAAAATGGTACAGATTCAAAGTTAACTACAATAACAGTAATGCAGCTAGTCGGTGTAGGTCCATATGCATATATTACGAACTCCGGCGACAACAATGTCTCAGTAATTGACACGACTACTAACAAGGTTACAGCCATGATTCCTGTAGGAAACTATCCTATGGGAGTTGCTGTTACACTGGATGGAAAAAAGGTATATGTGACTAACTTTTTTGGCCGTACTATATCTGTAATTGATGCAACAAAAAACAAAGTTACAGCCACAATTCCTCTAGGAAACTCTCCTCGTGGAGTTGCAGTTTCCCCTGATGGGAAAAGGGTATATGTGCCACATCATGAGGTGGGAAATCCCAGCAACAACACTACCCTCATTATAGACACAGATACCAACGAGGTTGAAGCCACAGTACTTGTAGGCGAAGTTCCTTTTGGAGTTGCTGTTACACTGGATGGGAAAAAGGTGTATGTGACTAATCTCCGTGACAAAACTGTCTCTGTAATTGACACGGCAACAAACACTGTTATAGCCACAATTCCTGTAGGAGACGATCCTTGTGGAGTTGCAATAAGTCCGGATGGGAAAAAAGTATATGTGGGGAACCGCGGTGACAGTACTGTCTCTATAATTGATACAGCTACAAATACTGTTACAGCTACGGTGGATCTAGAAAACTCTCCTTATGGAATTGTAGTCAATCCGACAGGAACAAAGGTATATGTTGCAGGAACAAAGAAAGCATATGCGGCTGGCACAGTCGATGGTTTTGTCTCTGTAATTGACACGGCTACCAACAAGGTTACAGCCACAATTCCTGTAGGAAATAGTCCTTTTGGAGTTGCAGTCACACCGGATGGATCAAAGGTATATGTGGCTAATCAGCTCAGAGATACTGTTTCTGTAATTGACACATCAACAAACAAGGTTACAGCAACTATGAATGTAGGACGTAATCCTAATTCCTTCGGGCAGTTTATAGGTTCTCTCCAAGCACAACCAATATTCCCTGTTGCAAACTTCAGTAGCAACGTTACCGAGGGTTATGCTCCCCTAACAGTAAAGTTTAATGACATGTCCCAGAAAGCAACTTCAAGGATCTGGGACTTCAATGGCGACGGACAGCTCGATTCCAGTAATATAAATCCGGTTTATATATATGCAAATCCTGGAACCTATACTGTCAACCTAACTGTAAGCAACAAAAATGGAACTGACTCAAAAACTGCTGCAATAAATGTACTTACACCTAGCAGTTCAAGTGGTGTAAGTAGCCATAGTAGTTCCAGTGGTGGTTGA
- a CDS encoding CRISPR-associated endonuclease Cas1, which translates to MSNLGGENNVQIFILDWDGKLLTTMLPPESTNVKTKFAQYHVFEDKEARLEIAKKLFRIRRKGSKRNI; encoded by the coding sequence ATATCTAATTTGGGGGGTGAAAATAATGTCCAGATTTTCATTCTCGATTGGGATGGAAAACTCTTGACAACAATGCTTCCTCCTGAAAGTACCAACGTAAAAACAAAGTTTGCTCAGTATCATGTTTTTGAGGATAAAGAGGCAAGGCTTGAGATAGCAAAGAAATTATTTCGGATTAGAAGAAAAGGAAGTAAAAGAAATATTTAA
- a CDS encoding HEAT repeat domain-containing protein yields the protein MVISELALGLLTNLLYDSAKKIPGRLFDHSSKAYKNAIKELNKKYRQSGTQIDIFLRQKNVKTAIKEYLENPNSSDLLKSLNDDFLASFSEENFSREYAKSILNTFFEILDHEIEKDSELRENLKTHLAKQTYQISRETNQGVHNLSQGFQEMSQRVVEIHDKVINGNKMDQNFGKELGTDFQESITKYIYKIIAEDSEFGISEVYTELSAKEILPISLKFHDEKSDRTRDYEVLELVKKEERLIISGESGAGKTTTLKWLNFIYATNYLEGKNESIPLYVELNSYIKGSFYDYVRIKAQGRGISKDILEILLKGETILFIDGFDLLSPTDGFFPYEEISNFVSEYSNCKFIISSRPDFFESIRSDFKVSELEKLTYGKILTFIYKCVPDMETRGILNDKILGDKQLKSLFTNPMLLSLAIRVAMERKSNTEDLLPSSRPEMYKAFISGLFAHVKTKGKSLCSDQIQIRNALTDLYFRLQCWNKVSCEYDEALNFVAKNANDPRFKETTSQHILEDCFKLGLLNRKDTEVEYGFHQSFQEYFAAIKLKEYFENGFDISEAFSQPKWEEVVIFTSEMLDSADKFIDSIILKGNLFLASKCSNKASDEIKEKICSLLADKMDSKYKLEKINVIESLERIGIIGIGTIAKALRDEDKDIRWNAAEALGNIRSEAAVQLLLDALKDENEDVRSNAANALGSTGSKKAVKPLIDALEDENEDVRKEAAEALGYIESEGAVQSLIDALRDENEHVRSAAAHSLIVINDEIAEKSLIDILNNENEDLSVRWDAVKALKDIESEKAVKALVNALKDKELRNISSLMLGYLESETAVMLLIEALKDEDLDLQHNARQALGSICSSIIKSRDSFPYSAEFRNEYDTVVQLLVNALKNEDINVRRGVTGVFLQIQYEIAIAVQPLINALKDQDEEVRMNAALALSHTKSEAAVQSLIGALKDKSESVRGVAAHALGEIKSKTAVKPLIDALNDKSEFVRSDVVGALGEIKSEAAVQPLIDLLKDEDVNEDEYADEEEYIDEDIDGDIRVSAAIALGKIKSEAAVQPLIDLLKDENENVRWSAVVALGDIKSETAVQPLIDKLNDEDEHVRSEAIRALESFKSETAVRQLINALNNESKNVRKGTAAVLGVIESELSITPLINLLKDENEDVRLSAAYSLCNFESKHAMQLLINVMIDENEPESMRESLLKTFMLLSSYPQSRVGQSETMVQLFTNVMENENEGVGSEIIVKLLGNVMTDKDKHVRLSVVEVLGNIESETAMQLLINSLKDEAGDVQRKTAAILKEICTVKNKKQLEELLKSEHEFSVNTAFEILEKIEKEEESKTILFESGLDINEQG from the coding sequence ATGGTAATTTCAGAATTAGCTTTAGGTCTTCTTACTAACCTACTATATGACTCAGCCAAGAAAATCCCAGGCAGACTTTTTGATCATTCTTCGAAAGCATATAAAAATGCAATTAAAGAATTAAATAAGAAATATAGACAAAGTGGAACGCAAATTGATATCTTTCTGCGTCAGAAAAACGTAAAAACGGCAATCAAAGAATACCTTGAAAATCCAAACAGTAGTGACTTACTAAAGAGCTTAAATGACGATTTTCTTGCATCGTTTAGTGAAGAGAATTTCTCCAGAGAATATGCAAAGTCAATATTAAATACTTTTTTCGAAATTTTAGATCATGAGATTGAAAAAGACTCTGAACTCAGGGAGAATCTTAAAACTCATTTAGCGAAACAGACTTATCAAATATCTCGTGAAACAAATCAAGGAGTCCATAATCTATCTCAAGGATTCCAAGAAATGTCTCAAAGAGTTGTGGAAATACACGACAAAGTAATTAATGGCAATAAGATGGATCAAAACTTTGGAAAGGAATTAGGTACAGATTTCCAAGAATCAATAACAAAATACATCTATAAGATAATAGCTGAAGACAGTGAATTCGGGATTAGTGAAGTATATACAGAGCTTTCAGCCAAAGAAATTTTGCCGATAAGCCTCAAGTTTCACGATGAAAAAAGCGACAGAACCCGAGATTATGAGGTACTCGAACTTGTCAAGAAAGAAGAAAGGCTCATTATCTCGGGGGAATCAGGTGCTGGTAAAACAACCACCCTCAAATGGTTGAATTTCATCTATGCAACAAATTACCTTGAGGGAAAAAACGAAAGCATTCCTCTTTACGTGGAATTAAACTCGTACATCAAAGGCTCTTTTTACGATTATGTGAGGATAAAAGCGCAGGGAAGAGGAATTTCAAAAGACATTTTAGAAATACTGTTGAAAGGAGAAACCATACTGTTCATTGATGGCTTTGACCTACTCTCGCCTACTGATGGGTTCTTTCCTTATGAAGAGATTTCCAATTTTGTATCCGAATACAGCAACTGCAAATTCATCATTTCATCGAGACCTGACTTTTTTGAGAGTATTAGAAGTGATTTCAAAGTTTCGGAACTGGAGAAACTCACATACGGAAAAATCCTGACATTCATTTATAAATGCGTTCCAGATATGGAAACTAGGGGCATTCTAAATGATAAAATCCTAGGTGATAAGCAATTAAAATCTCTATTCACAAATCCAATGCTACTCTCTCTTGCAATCAGAGTTGCAATGGAAAGAAAGAGCAATACTGAAGATTTGCTCCCTTCAAGCCGTCCTGAAATGTATAAAGCCTTTATATCTGGTCTTTTTGCTCATGTAAAAACAAAAGGAAAAAGCCTTTGTTCCGACCAGATACAGATAAGAAATGCTCTCACGGATTTGTATTTTAGGCTTCAGTGCTGGAATAAGGTTTCATGTGAGTACGATGAAGCGTTGAATTTTGTCGCAAAGAATGCTAACGATCCCAGATTTAAAGAAACAACCTCTCAGCATATTCTAGAAGATTGCTTCAAACTCGGGCTTTTAAATAGAAAAGACACCGAAGTAGAATATGGATTCCATCAGTCTTTTCAGGAATATTTTGCAGCCATAAAATTAAAAGAATATTTTGAGAATGGATTTGATATTTCAGAAGCTTTCAGTCAGCCGAAATGGGAAGAAGTCGTGATATTTACCTCTGAAATGTTGGATTCGGCTGACAAATTCATCGATTCAATTATTTTAAAAGGCAATCTGTTCTTGGCTTCAAAGTGTTCAAATAAAGCAAGTGATGAAATAAAAGAGAAGATCTGCTCTTTACTTGCCGATAAAATGGATTCGAAGTATAAACTGGAAAAAATAAACGTGATTGAGAGCTTGGAAAGGATTGGAATCATCGGAATTGGTACAATTGCCAAAGCTCTTAGAGATGAAGACAAAGACATCAGGTGGAACGCAGCAGAAGCACTTGGAAACATTAGGTCGGAGGCAGCAGTTCAGTTACTCCTCGATGCATTGAAAGATGAAAATGAAGATGTGAGGTCGAATGCAGCAAACGCACTCGGAAGTACCGGATCGAAAAAAGCAGTGAAGCCGCTAATTGATGCATTAGAAGATGAAAATGAAGATGTGCGAAAGGAAGCAGCGGAAGCACTTGGCTATATTGAATCGGAAGGAGCGGTGCAATCATTAATCGACGCATTGAGAGATGAAAATGAACATGTGCGGTCAGCAGCTGCGCATTCACTTATAGTAATCAACGATGAAATAGCAGAGAAATCACTAATTGATATATTGAATAATGAAAACGAAGATCTGTCTGTCAGATGGGATGCAGTAAAAGCACTCAAAGATATTGAATCGGAGAAAGCAGTGAAGGCATTGGTTAATGCACTCAAAGACAAAGAATTACGGAATATTTCTTCACTTATGTTAGGTTATTTAGAATCTGAAACCGCAGTTATGTTATTGATTGAAGCGTTGAAAGATGAAGATTTAGATTTACAACATAATGCTAGACAAGCACTTGGAAGTATATGCTCTTCTATAATTAAAAGCAGGGATTCCTTTCCTTATTCTGCAGAGTTTAGAAATGAGTATGATACTGTAGTGCAATTGCTAGTCAATGCACTTAAAAATGAAGATATAAACGTACGAAGAGGTGTAACAGGAGTATTTTTACAAATTCAATATGAAATAGCAATAGCAGTACAACCGTTAATTAATGCACTTAAAGATCAAGACGAAGAGGTAAGAATGAATGCTGCCCTTGCACTAAGTCATACAAAATCTGAAGCCGCAGTTCAATCTCTAATCGGTGCATTAAAAGATAAATCAGAATCTGTCAGAGGTGTAGCTGCACATGCGCTTGGGGAAATAAAGTCTAAAACTGCAGTTAAGCCGTTAATCGATGCATTAAACGATAAAAGTGAATTTGTGAGAAGTGATGTAGTGGGGGCACTTGGGGAAATAAAGTCTGAAGCTGCTGTGCAGCCTCTAATCGATTTACTAAAAGACGAAGATGTAAATGAAGATGAATATGCAGATGAAGAGGAGTATATAGATGAAGATATAGATGGAGATATACGAGTGAGTGCTGCAATTGCACTTGGAAAAATAAAGTCTGAAGCTGCTGTGCAGCCCCTAATCGATTTGCTTAAAGACGAAAACGAAAATGTGCGGTGGAGTGCTGTCGTTGCACTTGGGGATATTAAGTCTGAAACCGCAGTGCAACCGTTAATTGATAAATTAAATGATGAAGATGAACATGTGAGAAGTGAAGCAATAAGAGCACTTGAGAGTTTTAAATCTGAAACTGCCGTGCGACAGCTAATCAATGCGCTTAATAATGAGAGCAAAAATGTTCGAAAAGGTACTGCAGCGGTACTTGGAGTTATTGAGTCGGAACTCTCGATCACTCCTTTAATCAATTTGCTTAAAGATGAAAATGAAGATGTACGGTTGAGTGCTGCATATTCACTTTGCAACTTCGAATCTAAACATGCTATGCAGCTGCTAATTAATGTAATGATAGACGAGAACGAACCGGAATCTATGAGAGAAAGTCTATTAAAGACGTTTATGTTGTTAAGTTCTTATCCTCAATCCAGAGTAGGTCAGTCTGAAACGATGGTACAGCTATTCACAAATGTAATGGAAAACGAAAATGAAGGTGTTGGGTCTGAAATTATAGTGAAACTACTAGGCAATGTAATGACAGATAAAGATAAGCATGTGCGGCTGAGTGTGGTAGAAGTGCTTGGTAATATTGAATCTGAAACCGCAATGCAACTACTAATCAATTCACTGAAAGATGAAGCTGGAGATGTGCAAAGGAAAACTGCAGCTATTCTCAAAGAGATCTGTACTGTAAAGAACAAAAAGCAGTTGGAAGAATTGTTGAAATCGGAACACGAATTTTCAGTCAATACAGCATTTGAGATCCTCGAAAAAATTGAAAAAGAGGAAGAGTCAAAGACCATTTTATTCGAGAGTGGCTTGGATATTAATGAACAAGGATGA
- a CDS encoding carbohydrate kinase family protein yields the protein MKALTFGEALFDIIKGTVHLGGAPLNLAAHLAKLGAKPAVLTAVGKDELGKTLLSRAEEMGVDTSYILLDEKRPTGTVTVELQAEGIPIFTINEGVAWDAITPDEREFEALAAEEWDVFCFGTLAQRSEENRKTLKRLLSEIKAKHFFYDVNLRAGFYRKEWILSSLERCTILKMNEEEAAKISGMLFGTTYACRTLCRLLTDRYPKISVICITKGPEGAAVYQDGVYEEIKTTPVEVADTVGAGDAFSAGFLYTFLSGYGVSKAVSVAIMLGTYVASKPGSVPEYSEELRKELGILE from the coding sequence ATGAAAGCTCTCACCTTCGGAGAAGCCCTTTTTGATATCATCAAAGGCACCGTCCATCTCGGAGGTGCCCCCCTTAACCTTGCAGCCCACCTCGCAAAACTGGGAGCAAAACCGGCTGTACTCACCGCAGTCGGAAAAGATGAGCTTGGCAAAACTCTCCTTTCCAGGGCTGAAGAGATGGGAGTTGACACTTCGTATATCCTGCTTGATGAAAAGAGACCTACAGGGACCGTAACCGTAGAACTTCAAGCCGAAGGAATCCCTATTTTCACAATCAATGAAGGCGTAGCCTGGGACGCGATTACCCCGGATGAAAGAGAATTTGAAGCTCTTGCAGCCGAAGAGTGGGACGTTTTTTGCTTCGGGACCCTAGCCCAGAGGTCGGAAGAAAACAGGAAGACACTTAAAAGGCTGCTTTCGGAAATAAAAGCAAAACATTTTTTCTACGATGTAAACTTGAGAGCCGGATTCTACAGAAAGGAATGGATCTTATCTTCCCTTGAGCGCTGCACGATCCTCAAAATGAATGAAGAAGAGGCAGCAAAAATTTCCGGTATGCTTTTTGGCACCACGTATGCCTGTAGAACTCTTTGCCGCCTGCTTACGGACAGGTACCCGAAAATATCCGTGATCTGCATAACAAAAGGACCTGAGGGAGCAGCTGTCTATCAGGATGGAGTCTACGAGGAAATTAAAACCACCCCCGTAGAAGTTGCGGATACGGTCGGAGCAGGAGATGCTTTTTCTGCTGGATTCCTATATACCTTTCTTTCAGGGTACGGAGTTTCAAAAGCCGTTTCAGTTGCCATCATGCTTGGGACTTATGTTGCATCAAAACCGGGGTCGGTGCCGGAGTATTCGGAAGAACTTAGGAAGGAACTGGGAATTTTAGAGTGA